In bacterium, a single window of DNA contains:
- the adhE gene encoding Aldehyde-alcohol dehydrogenase: MPLDRDLASMQEVRDLVGRAVAAQQQMMGLDQAAIDRIVEAMAEAGYRASAQLGQLAWEETTYGNPGDKRVKNEFGSRSIGEAIRGMRTIGYLGEQPATRIREFAWPYGVIGAITPTTNPTSTIMYKAIIAVKSGNALVASPHPHAVRSSCAAMDVVGRAAEAAGLPSGALGCISQPTMAGTQELMRHPQVDLILATGGKEMVKAAYSSGKPAYGVGPGNVPVYVDRSADVATAAQRIVQGKTFDWGTLCSSEQCIVADRPIADALRRALEETGGYFLSPEQKRAVEQVLIEPSGRVNVKLIGHPPQAIAEAAGFRVESQVRALIAPIDEVGRREPLSLEKLSPVLAFTVREGWEAGCHTCIDLLHVGGEGHTLGLYCQDEQIIMEFGLKKPVFRICVNTPTSIGAVGVTTGLFPAMTLGCGAPGGNITSDNIGPQHLYNKKRLAFHLRDVAPAAAPSPTAMAPGRPGPGGGFSAVTACSPLHPTGCDTSSFHGLTERDIEAILAQMSGGRR, from the coding sequence ATGCCCCTGGACCGCGATCTCGCCTCGATGCAGGAAGTCCGCGATCTGGTCGGACGGGCGGTGGCCGCCCAGCAGCAGATGATGGGGCTGGATCAGGCCGCGATTGACCGCATTGTCGAGGCGATGGCAGAAGCGGGATACCGGGCTTCCGCGCAGTTGGGACAGCTCGCCTGGGAAGAGACCACCTACGGCAATCCGGGCGACAAGCGGGTCAAGAATGAGTTTGGATCCCGGTCCATCGGCGAAGCGATCCGGGGGATGCGGACCATCGGGTATCTCGGGGAGCAACCAGCCACCCGGATCCGGGAATTCGCCTGGCCCTATGGGGTCATCGGGGCCATCACTCCGACGACCAATCCCACCAGCACAATCATGTACAAGGCGATCATCGCCGTGAAGTCGGGCAACGCGCTGGTGGCGTCGCCGCATCCCCATGCGGTCCGCTCCAGTTGCGCCGCCATGGATGTCGTGGGCCGGGCCGCGGAAGCGGCGGGCCTCCCCAGTGGTGCACTCGGCTGTATCTCGCAGCCGACCATGGCGGGAACCCAGGAGTTGATGCGTCATCCGCAGGTCGATCTGATCCTGGCGACCGGCGGCAAGGAGATGGTGAAGGCTGCCTATTCCTCAGGAAAGCCCGCTTATGGAGTCGGGCCGGGGAATGTCCCGGTCTATGTCGACCGGTCAGCGGATGTCGCCACCGCCGCCCAAAGAATTGTTCAGGGGAAAACCTTCGACTGGGGCACCCTCTGTTCGTCCGAGCAGTGCATCGTCGCGGATCGTCCCATCGCCGATGCCCTGCGGCGGGCACTGGAAGAAACGGGAGGCTACTTCCTCTCGCCGGAGCAAAAACGGGCGGTGGAGCAGGTCCTCATTGAGCCGAGCGGCCGGGTGAATGTGAAGCTGATCGGTCATCCTCCACAGGCCATCGCCGAGGCGGCAGGCTTTCGGGTGGAAAGCCAGGTCCGGGCGCTGATTGCGCCGATCGATGAAGTAGGGCGTCGCGAGCCCCTGTCGCTGGAAAAGCTGTCGCCGGTCCTGGCCTTTACGGTCCGGGAGGGCTGGGAAGCCGGCTGTCATACCTGCATCGACCTGCTGCATGTGGGAGGCGAGGGGCATACCCTGGGTCTCTACTGCCAGGATGAGCAAATCATCATGGAGTTCGGACTCAAAAAGCCGGTGTTCCGTATTTGTGTGAATACCCCCACGTCGATCGGTGCGGTGGGCGTCACGACCGGCCTCTTCCCGGCGATGACCCTCGGGTGTGGTGCCCCGGGGGGCAACATCACGTCGGACAACATCGGCCCGCAGCATCTCTACAACAAGAAGCGTCTGGCGTTTCATTTGCGCGATGTCGCGCCAGCCGCCGCGCCGTCACCAACGGCGATGGCTCCAGGACGCCCTGGTCCAGGTGGGGGTTTCTCAGCGGTCACCGCCTGTTCGCCGCTGCATCCCACCGGATGCGACACCTCCAGCTTCCACGGGCTGACTGAGCGGGACATCGAAGCGATCCTCGCGCAGATGTCCGGCGGACGGCGCTAG
- the cwlS gene encoding D-gamma-glutamyl-meso-diaminopimelic acid endopeptidase CwlS, producing MIRFARYLRALRPAHLGRALCSWGLCTMLLTGAALAASVTYTVKSGDNPWTISRKFGVPVESLLAANNLKADSVLHIGQQLTIPVAGSESPATTTPTQETVEYQVRKGDTLSQIAEAHEISLLELLEANGLTERSMIKVGLVLRIPVETAAAIEQLDPNPDPVSHTLVKGESLWTVAKKYGIQVEDLARHNRISLSQVLMPGQALLIPGEGEGKVRFAAADIDAQAPIGGILSLESSTAVDEGFLPEGDVVHVVESGDTVSHLAVKYRTTRQAIFSANRIGTRDVLAAGQKIVIPSNTLDAQRDRIAAAQDNTRSKNDLPSRNSTLGQRVAKFAVSHLGTRYVWAGESLTKGVDCSGFVLAVYKNFGHNLPHNSKAQAKVGQAVKRSELQPGDVIAFHTTRPGISHVGIYIGNNQFVHASTRGRKVQIDSLSDPYYDKGYVTARRIL from the coding sequence ATGATCCGCTTCGCACGCTACCTCCGCGCACTGCGGCCAGCCCACCTGGGGCGAGCCCTCTGCAGTTGGGGCCTCTGCACGATGCTGCTGACGGGCGCTGCCCTCGCCGCATCCGTGACCTACACGGTCAAGTCCGGTGATAACCCCTGGACCATTTCCCGCAAGTTTGGTGTCCCGGTGGAGTCACTGCTGGCCGCCAACAATCTGAAGGCGGACTCGGTGCTGCACATTGGGCAGCAACTCACCATCCCGGTAGCGGGAAGCGAGTCCCCCGCCACCACCACTCCCACGCAAGAGACAGTCGAGTACCAGGTCCGCAAGGGCGACACCCTCTCCCAGATCGCTGAAGCCCACGAGATTTCCCTCCTGGAGTTGCTGGAGGCCAACGGCCTGACCGAGCGCAGCATGATCAAGGTGGGACTGGTGCTTCGGATTCCGGTGGAGACGGCCGCTGCCATCGAGCAGCTGGACCCGAATCCCGACCCGGTGAGCCATACCCTGGTGAAGGGCGAGTCCCTCTGGACCGTCGCCAAGAAGTACGGCATCCAGGTGGAGGATCTGGCCCGGCACAACCGGATCAGTCTTAGCCAGGTGCTGATGCCAGGACAGGCACTGCTGATCCCCGGCGAAGGAGAAGGCAAGGTCCGCTTCGCGGCAGCCGACATCGATGCCCAGGCACCGATCGGCGGGATCCTCTCCCTGGAGAGCTCCACGGCCGTCGATGAAGGATTCCTGCCCGAGGGCGATGTGGTGCATGTGGTGGAGAGCGGCGACACCGTCTCTCACCTCGCGGTGAAGTACCGCACGACCCGTCAGGCGATCTTCTCGGCCAACCGCATCGGGACCCGTGATGTCCTCGCTGCCGGGCAGAAGATCGTCATCCCCAGCAACACTCTCGATGCCCAGCGCGACCGGATCGCGGCGGCGCAGGACAACACCCGCAGCAAAAACGACCTCCCCAGCCGCAACAGCACCCTGGGACAGCGGGTCGCCAAGTTCGCCGTCTCCCACCTCGGCACCCGATATGTCTGGGCGGGGGAGAGCCTCACCAAAGGCGTGGACTGCTCCGGCTTCGTGCTGGCAGTCTACAAAAACTTCGGCCACAACCTGCCGCATAACTCCAAGGCGCAGGCCAAGGTCGGGCAGGCCGTGAAACGGAGTGAACTCCAGCCAGGCGATGTCATAGCCTTCCACACGACCCGTCCAGGGATCAGCCATGTGGGGATCTACATCGGCAACAACCAGTTTGTCCATGCCAGCACCCGGGGCCGCAAAGTCCAGATCGACTCCCTGAGCGATCCCTATTACGACAAGGGTTATGTGACGGCGCGTCGGATTCTTTAG
- the pduA gene encoding Propanediol utilization protein PduA, translated as MTAPHETALGLVETKGLIAAIEAADAMVKAARVTLVGKEKIGAGFVTVMVRGDVGAVRAATDAGAAAADRVGQLVSVHVIPRPHGDVEEILPNHGQPPAPAK; from the coding sequence ATGACCGCTCCGCATGAGACCGCCCTCGGACTGGTGGAAACCAAAGGACTCATCGCCGCCATCGAGGCGGCTGATGCGATGGTGAAGGCTGCGCGGGTGACCCTGGTCGGCAAAGAGAAAATTGGTGCGGGGTTTGTCACGGTCATGGTGCGCGGCGATGTCGGGGCGGTCCGGGCTGCCACAGATGCCGGGGCTGCCGCTGCGGATCGCGTAGGGCAGCTGGTGTCGGTGCATGTGATTCCGCGTCCGCATGGCGATGTTGAAGAGATCCTGCCGAATCACGGCCAGCCGCCTGCCCCAGCTAAATAG
- the csoS1A gene encoding Major carboxysome shell protein 1A, producing the protein MPRNDYESALGMIETKGLVGAIEAADAMVKAARVTLTGKETIGGGYVTVFVRGEVGAVRAATDAGAAAAQRVGELVSVHVIPRPHDEVEMLLPQPKG; encoded by the coding sequence GTGCCACGCAATGACTACGAAAGTGCCCTGGGCATGATTGAAACCAAAGGGCTGGTCGGCGCCATTGAAGCGGCTGACGCTATGGTGAAGGCGGCCCGGGTCACGCTGACCGGCAAAGAAACCATCGGCGGGGGGTATGTGACCGTCTTTGTCCGCGGCGAAGTCGGCGCGGTCCGGGCAGCCACCGATGCCGGAGCTGCGGCGGCGCAGCGGGTGGGCGAACTGGTGTCCGTCCATGTGATCCCGCGTCCGCACGACGAAGTGGAAATGCTCCTCCCCCAGCCCAAGGGCTAG
- the rpoE_1 gene encoding ECF RNA polymerase sigma-E factor, whose amino-acid sequence MTTLALSLAPRRSLLAGGPTDDQLVSAARQGRAEAFDALLSRHHQTARAIAGRILHRDTAGLEDVLAEAACRAWVHLPRLRDGVRFRSWYCTIVRNAALDFAYKVGRERGPVGHDDSGELPEFWWDRLESQSLSPMESLEQTETLSLLQQALGDLEPLYAIPVRRRCLEEASYQEIARELDKPVGTVKSLVHRGKALIEQRLREQHVLL is encoded by the coding sequence ATGACTACCCTCGCACTCTCGCTTGCTCCCCGCCGGTCGCTGCTCGCCGGGGGACCCACGGATGACCAGTTGGTCAGCGCGGCTCGTCAGGGACGGGCCGAGGCGTTCGATGCCCTGTTAAGCCGCCACCACCAGACCGCCAGGGCGATCGCGGGCCGGATCCTTCACCGGGATACGGCGGGGCTGGAGGATGTCCTGGCCGAGGCGGCCTGCCGCGCCTGGGTCCACCTCCCCCGGCTGCGGGATGGGGTCCGGTTCCGGTCGTGGTACTGCACCATTGTCCGCAACGCGGCTCTCGATTTCGCCTACAAGGTGGGCCGGGAGCGGGGTCCGGTGGGCCACGACGATTCCGGGGAACTCCCGGAGTTCTGGTGGGATCGCCTGGAGTCCCAGTCCCTCTCGCCGATGGAGTCGCTGGAGCAGACCGAGACCCTGTCGCTGCTGCAGCAGGCGCTGGGAGACCTGGAGCCCCTCTACGCCATCCCGGTGCGACGCCGCTGCCTGGAGGAGGCGTCGTATCAGGAAATCGCCCGGGAGCTCGACAAGCCGGTGGGGACGGTCAAGAGCCTGGTCCACCGGGGGAAGGCGCTGATCGAGCAGCGACTCCGGGAGCAGCATGTGCTGCTGTAG
- the aroF gene encoding Phospho-2-dehydro-3-deoxyheptonate aldolase, with amino-acid sequence MLVLLAAHATEADIAQAIATLEGRGASVQPLQHGGQTCLLVTGLPPGTSQSGLGALAGVEQVLPVTRPYVLASRTFTTENSIVPVGGLPVGGPGLLVVAGPCAVESRAQTLTVADGVSRDGAQALRGGAYKPRTSPYSFQGLGPEGLEILAEARARTGLRIITEAMDQEQLDLVAPVADAVQIGARNMQNFPLLKACGEIGKPVVLKRGMSATLTDWLLAAEYILDAGNPHVILCERGIRTFTDHSRNTLDLSIIPAAKAETHLPVIVDPSHATGRRLLVPAMARAAIAAGADGLLIEVHGNPSEAQSDGEQAILPAEFRALMRDLESLAPLLGRHLLPAPVALPAPAE; translated from the coding sequence GTGCTGGTACTGCTGGCGGCTCACGCCACAGAAGCCGACATCGCGCAGGCCATCGCGACCCTGGAGGGTCGGGGTGCCAGTGTGCAGCCCCTCCAGCATGGAGGGCAGACCTGCCTGCTGGTGACCGGCCTGCCGCCGGGGACCTCCCAGTCGGGGCTGGGTGCCCTGGCGGGAGTCGAGCAGGTCCTCCCAGTCACCCGACCGTATGTCCTCGCCAGCCGGACCTTTACCACGGAAAACTCGATAGTCCCGGTTGGTGGACTCCCGGTCGGTGGCCCGGGCTTGCTGGTGGTGGCGGGTCCCTGCGCGGTGGAAAGCCGGGCGCAGACACTCACCGTTGCTGATGGTGTTTCGCGCGATGGAGCACAAGCGCTCCGGGGGGGGGCGTACAAGCCACGGACATCCCCCTACTCCTTCCAGGGACTTGGCCCCGAGGGGCTGGAGATTCTCGCTGAAGCCCGGGCCCGTACGGGGCTGCGGATCATCACGGAAGCGATGGATCAGGAGCAGCTCGATCTGGTCGCGCCGGTGGCGGATGCGGTCCAGATCGGGGCGCGCAATATGCAGAACTTTCCGCTGCTCAAGGCGTGCGGGGAGATCGGGAAGCCGGTCGTGCTGAAGCGTGGGATGTCGGCGACTCTCACCGACTGGCTTTTGGCGGCGGAGTACATCCTCGACGCGGGGAATCCGCATGTGATTTTGTGTGAGCGGGGCATCCGGACCTTTACGGATCACAGTCGCAACACCCTCGACCTGTCGATCATCCCGGCGGCGAAGGCGGAGACGCACCTCCCGGTGATCGTGGACCCCTCCCATGCCACCGGGCGACGCCTGCTCGTGCCGGCCATGGCCCGGGCGGCGATCGCCGCGGGGGCTGATGGCCTGCTGATTGAAGTGCATGGGAATCCGTCAGAAGCGCAGTCCGATGGCGAGCAGGCGATTCTGCCAGCAGAGTTTCGGGCTTTAATGCGCGATCTGGAGTCCCTGGCTCCGTTGCTGGGACGGCATCTGCTGCCAGCCCCAGTAGCCCTCCCCGCTCCGGCGGAGTAG
- the mazG gene encoding Nucleoside triphosphate pyrophosphohydrolase encodes MPQPVPDTGHPFDDLVALMATLRHPEGGCPWDLEQTLESLKPYVLEEAQEVVDAIDSGDREELMGEIGDLIFEAVFLAQLLAEEGTFSIQDSLRHMKAKMVRRHPHVFGEGEAQTPADVMRTWAEIKAQEKADKAARDAGKSGGSA; translated from the coding sequence ATGCCCCAGCCTGTCCCTGATACCGGCCACCCCTTCGATGATCTGGTCGCGCTGATGGCCACGTTGCGCCATCCGGAGGGGGGCTGTCCCTGGGATCTGGAGCAGACCCTGGAGTCGCTGAAGCCCTATGTCCTGGAAGAAGCCCAGGAAGTGGTGGATGCCATCGACAGCGGCGACCGGGAAGAACTGATGGGAGAAATCGGCGATCTGATCTTCGAGGCGGTCTTCCTCGCGCAGCTCCTGGCGGAGGAAGGAACTTTCAGCATCCAGGACTCCCTGCGGCATATGAAAGCCAAGATGGTGCGTCGACATCCCCATGTCTTTGGCGAGGGGGAGGCCCAGACCCCGGCGGATGTCATGCGGACCTGGGCAGAAATCAAGGCACAGGAAAAGGCAGACAAGGCCGCCCGTGACGCGGGGAAATCCGGAGGGTCTGCCTGA
- the iolS_1 gene encoding Aldo-keto reductase IolS, whose amino-acid sequence MRYVQLGRTGLSTSEIGFGAWAIGGNQYGNSYGHTDDVTSKAAVHAALECGINFFDTADVYGYGHSEEVLGAALKGADFGLPPIIATKVGGNFYQGQTRMDFSPDYLRFAVDQSLRRLQIDRIDLYQLHNPSAEIIAAGAVIDTLEELQAAGKIGHIGVSVFTPDEAMACLGDDRVASIQLVYNLLRREMESQVLETAQLRHVAIIAREPLANGFLAGRRSPQDEFEPGDIRYSMPAGYKSQLAGAAAYVREVLEAIDGPQGVRTLAQVALQFVIRHPAVSVVIPGAKKASQVIENAHVSDLGPLEGAFITSLFGPDYQQADPAQKPYQELPIA is encoded by the coding sequence ATGCGATACGTGCAGTTGGGACGCACTGGACTCTCCACCAGTGAAATCGGATTCGGTGCCTGGGCCATCGGCGGCAATCAGTACGGCAACTCCTATGGCCACACCGATGATGTCACGAGCAAGGCCGCTGTTCATGCGGCCCTGGAGTGCGGCATCAACTTCTTTGATACCGCCGATGTGTATGGCTACGGCCATTCCGAGGAGGTCCTGGGAGCAGCCCTCAAGGGAGCCGACTTTGGACTCCCCCCCATCATCGCGACCAAAGTGGGCGGCAATTTTTATCAGGGCCAGACGCGGATGGACTTCAGTCCGGACTATCTCCGCTTCGCAGTCGACCAGTCGTTGCGCCGGTTGCAGATCGACCGGATCGATCTCTATCAGTTGCATAACCCCAGCGCTGAGATCATCGCGGCGGGCGCGGTCATCGACACCCTCGAGGAGCTGCAGGCTGCCGGCAAGATCGGACACATTGGCGTGTCGGTGTTCACGCCGGACGAGGCGATGGCCTGTCTTGGGGATGACCGGGTCGCATCGATTCAGCTGGTCTACAACCTGCTGCGACGGGAGATGGAGTCGCAGGTCCTCGAAACCGCGCAATTGCGCCATGTGGCCATCATTGCCCGGGAGCCGCTGGCCAACGGGTTCCTGGCGGGACGCCGGTCGCCGCAGGACGAGTTTGAGCCTGGCGACATCCGGTACTCGATGCCGGCGGGGTACAAATCGCAGCTGGCGGGAGCGGCCGCCTATGTCCGGGAGGTTCTGGAAGCCATCGATGGGCCACAGGGAGTCCGGACGCTGGCGCAGGTTGCCCTGCAGTTCGTGATTCGCCATCCTGCGGTGAGCGTGGTGATCCCGGGGGCAAAGAAGGCCAGCCAGGTGATCGAAAATGCCCATGTCAGCGACCTTGGTCCGCTGGAAGGGGCCTTCATCACCTCCCTCTTCGGTCCGGACTACCAGCAGGCGGACCCAGCCCAAAAGCCCTATCAGGAGCTCCCCATCGCATGA